From a single Halobellus ruber genomic region:
- a CDS encoding NrpR regulatory domain-containing protein: protein MATGGERRRYDLLRLINENEPIGSIRLVDLMQQRGYSIKDRTIRLMLSELDEENLTEKVTGKGRRLTPAGRKELARGDVSGRLERVRERIATLTSEVTYDPAEDGGEVVVGTGRVPTDDVDEAFELLTALHESTIGPVPVAVTDEGAEGVEIAVPSSITLDGVLLSRGINARLVTAGLVEYDGSISRYIDAISGEGSTMDVVRLLVEADRTEVTAVLDDREGVLIVDKREFPLTRFEEAQDLSTATRDRLGGVLTFRRPRESGQVPIGTQGWEFASLTYGGTGETAFALLYEHGLLAEWDSLGGLQPRTNFEAAPARYERL, encoded by the coding sequence ATGGCCACAGGCGGCGAGCGCCGGCGGTACGATCTGCTCCGGCTCATCAACGAGAACGAGCCGATCGGGAGCATCCGGCTCGTCGACCTGATGCAACAGCGCGGCTACTCGATCAAGGACCGGACGATCCGGCTGATGCTCTCGGAACTCGACGAGGAGAACCTGACCGAGAAGGTCACCGGCAAGGGCCGGCGGCTGACCCCCGCCGGCCGCAAGGAGCTTGCGCGCGGCGACGTGAGCGGCCGGCTCGAACGGGTCCGCGAACGTATCGCCACGCTGACGAGCGAGGTGACCTACGACCCCGCGGAGGACGGCGGGGAGGTCGTCGTCGGCACCGGGCGCGTGCCGACCGACGACGTCGACGAGGCCTTCGAGCTTCTGACCGCGCTCCACGAGTCGACGATCGGCCCGGTCCCCGTCGCAGTGACCGACGAGGGAGCCGAGGGCGTCGAGATCGCGGTCCCTTCGAGCATCACGCTCGACGGGGTGCTGCTGTCCCGCGGCATAAACGCCCGGCTGGTCACCGCCGGGCTCGTCGAGTACGACGGGTCGATCAGCCGGTACATCGACGCCATCAGCGGCGAAGGATCGACGATGGACGTGGTCCGACTCCTCGTCGAGGCCGACCGGACCGAGGTCACCGCGGTCCTCGACGACAGGGAGGGCGTTCTGATCGTCGACAAACGGGAGTTCCCGCTGACCCGGTTCGAGGAGGCCCAGGACCTCTCGACGGCGACCCGTGATCGGCTCGGCGGCGTGCTGACGTTCCGCCGCCCGCGGGAGTCCGGACAGGTTCCGATCGGCACCCAGGGGTGGGAGTTCGCGTCGCTCACCTACGGCGGGACCGGCGAGACGGCGTTCGCGCTGCTGTACGAACACGGGTTACTCGCGGAGTGGGACTCGCTGGGGGGGCTCCAGCCGCGGACGAACTTCGAGGCCGCCCCGGCCCGCTACGAACGGCTGTGA
- a CDS encoding sodium:solute symporter family transporter, translating into MVTRLTGAGLLAVWAVAMIGLSYYVFRRQSVTDTEEFITAGGRAQLGLTTASFAVTWMWAGDILGVPQYVGITGVAGIWMYAAPAVLSSFVVIPFALRMRKLFPQGLTYSEYFIERFGDWAHLVVILVILYTMVLGGVIQLFVGGAVIGGLTGIDANVVMAVLMGVIGVYILLGGLWGSMTTDFVQFVSALVLTMVFVPLLLVEAGGPGQVYDQMVRNLGEQSATFLSMANFNAIEGLFLPYALGLGVWGVVSLATWQRVFAVRRDKTSRFLTIGGIGVFTTIAMYSVIGFVGLASFTDVAPGNLSIEALGLMPDWAAIVFLLVALMVLGSSVDSYLTAIASLTSRDIYYRHINEDASDDQQLRVARAASIGFAVIIFVATVFALESFSFVQLLLIGGIGASALVGPFALSLFWKKASQTGFVSGVVVSQLITAYLLAASYGVVVSTPSLKLWEIMAVGHLVSTGLTLVVSGAAPDDFRFESIAQETPSVAADGGTEGGDDE; encoded by the coding sequence GTGGTAACGCGGCTGACGGGTGCCGGCCTCCTCGCGGTGTGGGCGGTGGCGATGATCGGGTTGAGCTACTACGTCTTCCGGCGACAGTCGGTGACCGACACCGAGGAGTTCATCACGGCGGGGGGCCGCGCCCAACTCGGGCTCACGACGGCCTCGTTCGCGGTGACCTGGATGTGGGCCGGGGACATCCTCGGCGTCCCGCAGTACGTCGGGATCACCGGCGTCGCCGGGATCTGGATGTACGCCGCGCCGGCAGTGCTGTCGTCGTTCGTCGTGATTCCGTTCGCCCTGCGGATGCGGAAGCTGTTCCCGCAGGGGCTGACCTACAGCGAGTACTTCATCGAGCGGTTCGGCGACTGGGCGCATCTCGTCGTAATCCTGGTCATCCTGTACACGATGGTGCTCGGCGGCGTGATCCAGCTGTTCGTCGGCGGCGCCGTCATCGGCGGGCTCACCGGCATCGACGCCAACGTGGTGATGGCAGTCCTGATGGGCGTGATCGGGGTCTACATCCTGCTCGGCGGGCTGTGGGGGTCGATGACGACCGACTTCGTCCAGTTCGTCAGCGCACTCGTCTTGACGATGGTCTTCGTGCCGCTGCTTCTGGTCGAAGCCGGCGGGCCGGGGCAGGTGTACGACCAGATGGTGAGGAACCTGGGCGAACAGTCGGCGACGTTCCTGTCGATGGCCAACTTCAACGCCATCGAGGGGCTGTTCCTGCCGTACGCCCTAGGGTTGGGCGTGTGGGGCGTGGTCTCGCTGGCGACGTGGCAGCGGGTCTTTGCGGTGCGACGCGACAAGACTTCCCGCTTTCTCACCATCGGCGGGATCGGGGTGTTCACCACGATCGCGATGTACTCCGTGATCGGATTCGTCGGGCTGGCGTCCTTTACCGACGTCGCGCCCGGCAACCTCTCGATCGAGGCGCTCGGGCTGATGCCCGACTGGGCCGCGATCGTGTTCCTGCTCGTCGCGCTGATGGTGCTGGGGTCGTCGGTCGACTCCTACCTGACGGCGATCGCGAGCCTCACCTCCCGGGACATCTACTACCGGCACATCAACGAGGACGCCTCCGACGACCAGCAGCTCCGGGTCGCCCGCGCGGCGTCGATCGGGTTCGCGGTCATCATCTTCGTCGCGACGGTGTTCGCGCTGGAATCGTTCAGCTTCGTCCAGCTGCTCTTGATCGGCGGGATCGGCGCGTCGGCGCTGGTCGGCCCCTTCGCGCTCTCGCTGTTCTGGAAGAAAGCCTCACAGACGGGGTTCGTCTCGGGCGTCGTCGTCTCACAGCTCATCACGGCGTACCTGCTCGCGGCCAGCTACGGCGTGGTCGTCTCCACGCCGAGCCTCAAGTTGTGGGAGATTATGGCCGTCGGCCACCTCGTGTCGACGGGGCTCACCCTGGTCGTCAGCGGCGCGGCGCCCGACGACTTCCGGTTCGAGTCGATCGCCCAGGAGACACCCTCCGTCGCCGCCGACGGCGGCACCGAGGGAGGTGACGACGAATGA
- a CDS encoding cyclase family protein yields MSGKEAGANVDLSHPIETGMQTYPGDPDVAVRSHAAHDADGYRVSSLELGSHTGTHVDAPSHVLPDGKTLDAYPLDRFVFDAVRVDCRDLGPREPVPPERIPSADADCVVLWTGWDTHWGTERYLDHPYLSPVAARACVDRGLAVASDTLNPDPTPTDAAGDDEPDGLVAHHALLEADCLILENLTGLDAVADRFELRAYPLATRGDGAPVRAVGVV; encoded by the coding sequence ATGTCCGGAAAAGAGGCCGGAGCGAACGTGGATTTAAGCCATCCGATCGAAACTGGGATGCAGACGTACCCGGGCGACCCCGACGTGGCAGTCCGTAGCCACGCTGCACACGACGCCGACGGGTACAGGGTGTCGTCGCTGGAGCTGGGCAGTCACACGGGGACGCACGTCGACGCCCCCTCGCACGTCCTCCCCGATGGGAAGACCCTCGATGCATACCCCCTCGACCGGTTCGTCTTCGACGCCGTCCGCGTCGACTGCCGGGACCTCGGGCCGCGGGAGCCGGTTCCGCCGGAGCGCATCCCCTCGGCCGACGCCGACTGTGTGGTGCTGTGGACCGGCTGGGACACACATTGGGGAACCGAGCGGTATCTGGATCACCCCTACCTCTCCCCCGTCGCCGCCCGGGCCTGCGTCGATCGCGGGCTGGCGGTCGCCTCCGACACCCTGAACCCCGATCCGACCCCGACCGACGCGGCCGGGGACGACGAACCCGACGGGCTCGTGGCCCACCACGCGCTGCTGGAAGCCGACTGCCTGATACTCGAGAACCTGACCGGTCTCGACGCGGTCGCGGACCGCTTCGAGCTCCGGGCGTATCCGCTGGCGACGCGCGGCGACGGCGCCCCCGTCCGGGCGGTGGGCGTCGTCTGA
- a CDS encoding aldehyde ferredoxin oxidoreductase family protein: MLHTQGPLLSIDVGARETITESVDDVLADFVGGRGVATALAHDRIPFDADPLGPENSLFFATGPMQASRMSFTGRMNCTGVSPLTDGLFSSNAGGFLSRNFVGAGNAVVEVTGESDELLAVHVREDGVTFEEVPELAGAEVPDVVSYAAAEHDLAAEHTACIGPAGENGVRFASIMTSESRAFGRGGLGAVLGAKNVKLLTFDGDADLPVEIPPVQMEVHSDAATDDHIMKRQGTTSVTDLANESDALPAYYFAEQSFAGAEGINGDRVEEKKYKKGTCSQCAFACKLPTRDEATGVETEGPEFETVMSFGSNCGVDDIVDVMRANELCDRFGLDVISCGDVVAGYLESEDAFGDADLVRETVERIAFREGVGDTLAEGIDRAHEELGIDNWTVKGLEFPAHDGRALNGQGLSFATANRGADHMYATFYAYEYPLVSQEQAFDPDGLDSAKAEKLVELENLRALEDCGVVCRFSRDFMTPDRFEQLFEADYESLLDVGGRIVELERHFNNQRGFSRADDRLPYEIEGLEAALDSYYDTRGWSDEGVVPSVDGASSAAAD; this comes from the coding sequence ATGCTGCACACGCAGGGACCGCTGCTCTCCATCGACGTGGGGGCCCGCGAGACCATCACCGAGTCGGTCGACGACGTCCTCGCCGACTTCGTCGGCGGGCGCGGCGTCGCGACCGCCCTCGCCCACGATCGGATCCCGTTCGACGCCGACCCGCTCGGCCCCGAGAACAGCCTCTTTTTCGCGACCGGCCCGATGCAGGCCTCCCGGATGTCGTTCACCGGCCGGATGAACTGCACGGGCGTCTCGCCGCTGACCGACGGCCTGTTCTCCTCGAACGCCGGCGGCTTCCTCTCCCGGAACTTCGTCGGCGCCGGCAACGCCGTCGTGGAGGTGACCGGCGAGAGCGACGAGTTACTGGCGGTCCACGTCCGCGAGGACGGCGTCACCTTCGAGGAGGTGCCCGAACTGGCGGGCGCGGAGGTGCCCGACGTCGTCTCGTATGCCGCGGCGGAACACGACCTCGCTGCCGAGCACACGGCGTGTATCGGCCCCGCCGGCGAGAACGGTGTCCGGTTCGCGTCGATCATGACCTCCGAGTCGCGGGCGTTCGGCCGCGGCGGCCTCGGCGCCGTGTTGGGCGCGAAGAACGTCAAACTCCTCACCTTCGACGGCGACGCCGACCTCCCGGTCGAGATCCCGCCGGTCCAGATGGAGGTCCACAGCGACGCCGCGACCGACGACCACATCATGAAGCGGCAGGGGACCACCTCCGTCACCGACCTCGCCAACGAGAGCGACGCGCTACCGGCCTACTACTTCGCCGAGCAGTCCTTCGCGGGTGCCGAGGGGATCAACGGCGACCGCGTCGAGGAGAAGAAGTACAAGAAGGGCACCTGCTCGCAGTGTGCGTTCGCGTGCAAGCTTCCGACCCGCGACGAGGCCACCGGCGTCGAGACCGAGGGCCCCGAGTTCGAGACGGTGATGTCGTTCGGCAGCAACTGCGGGGTCGACGACATCGTCGACGTGATGCGGGCGAACGAACTGTGCGACCGGTTCGGGCTGGACGTCATCTCCTGCGGTGACGTCGTCGCGGGCTACCTCGAAAGCGAGGACGCCTTCGGCGACGCCGACCTGGTCCGGGAGACCGTCGAGAGGATCGCCTTCCGCGAGGGCGTCGGCGACACGCTCGCGGAGGGCATCGACCGCGCCCACGAGGAACTCGGAATCGACAACTGGACCGTCAAGGGCCTGGAGTTCCCCGCCCACGACGGCCGCGCGCTCAACGGCCAGGGGCTGTCCTTTGCGACCGCAAACCGCGGCGCGGACCACATGTACGCCACCTTCTACGCCTACGAGTACCCGCTCGTCTCCCAGGAGCAGGCGTTCGACCCCGACGGCCTCGATTCGGCGAAAGCCGAGAAGCTGGTCGAACTCGAAAACCTCCGTGCGCTGGAGGACTGCGGCGTCGTCTGCCGGTTCTCTCGGGACTTCATGACGCCGGACCGCTTCGAGCAGCTGTTCGAGGCCGACTACGAGTCGCTGCTCGACGTCGGCGGCCGGATCGTGGAGCTCGAGCGGCACTTCAACAACCAGCGGGGGTTCTCCCGGGCGGACGACCGCCTCCCCTACGAGATCGAGGGGCTGGAAGCGGCGCTCGATTCGTACTACGACACCCGCGGGTGGAGCGACGAGGGCGTCGTTCCGAGCGTCGACGGCGCGTCGAGTGCGGCCGCGGACTGA
- a CDS encoding pyridoxal phosphate-dependent aminotransferase, producing MSFDFAARVERVEPSATLAISNKASELEAAGVDVVDLSVGEPDFPTPENVVAAGKEAMDAGHTGYTPSNGIPQLREAIAEKLRGDGIDAESDEVIVTPGGKQALYETFQTLIDGVDERGSSAGGTSSRAGDEVVLLDPAWVSYEAMAKLSGGSLNRVDTAPYDFQLEPALDDLAAAVSDDTELLVVNSPSNPTGAVYTEAAFEGVRDLAVEHDITVISDEIYQRITYGVDQPSLAAFDGMEDRTVTINGFSKAYSMTGWRLGYLHAPESLVSQAAKLHSHSVSCAVNFVQHAGVEALENTDEAVTEMREAFRERRDMLADLFADHDVDVPVGDGAFYMMLPVDDDDQSWCAGAIEDAHVATVPGSAFGSPGYARISYAASEERLREAVDRLATEGYL from the coding sequence ATGAGTTTCGACTTCGCGGCCCGCGTCGAGCGGGTCGAGCCGAGCGCGACGTTGGCAATCAGCAACAAGGCGAGCGAGCTGGAGGCAGCGGGGGTCGACGTGGTCGACCTCTCGGTGGGTGAACCCGACTTCCCCACGCCGGAGAACGTCGTTGCAGCCGGGAAAGAGGCGATGGACGCCGGCCACACCGGGTACACCCCCTCGAACGGGATCCCACAACTCCGGGAGGCCATCGCCGAGAAGCTCCGGGGCGACGGCATCGACGCCGAAAGCGACGAGGTCATCGTCACCCCCGGCGGGAAGCAGGCGCTCTACGAGACGTTCCAGACGCTGATCGACGGCGTTGACGAGCGAGGCTCGTCAGCCGGCGGGACGTCGTCCCGCGCCGGTGACGAGGTCGTCCTGCTCGACCCCGCGTGGGTGTCCTACGAGGCGATGGCGAAGCTCTCCGGCGGGTCGTTGAACCGCGTCGACACCGCGCCCTACGACTTCCAACTGGAGCCTGCCCTCGACGACCTCGCGGCGGCGGTCTCCGACGACACCGAACTCCTGGTCGTGAACTCGCCGTCGAACCCGACCGGCGCAGTCTACACCGAGGCGGCGTTCGAGGGCGTCCGCGACCTCGCGGTCGAGCACGACATCACCGTGATCTCCGACGAGATCTACCAGCGGATCACCTACGGCGTCGACCAGCCCAGCCTCGCGGCGTTCGACGGGATGGAAGACCGGACGGTCACGATCAACGGCTTCTCGAAGGCGTACTCGATGACCGGGTGGCGGCTGGGCTACCTCCACGCCCCCGAGTCGCTGGTGTCGCAGGCGGCGAAACTCCACTCCCATTCGGTCTCGTGTGCGGTCAACTTCGTCCAGCACGCCGGCGTCGAGGCGCTCGAAAACACCGACGAGGCCGTCACGGAGATGCGCGAGGCCTTCCGGGAGCGCCGGGATATGCTCGCGGATCTCTTCGCCGACCACGACGTCGACGTCCCCGTCGGCGACGGCGCGTTCTATATGATGCTCCCGGTGGACGATGACGACCAGTCGTGGTGTGCGGGCGCGATCGAGGACGCCCACGTCGCGACCGTGCCGGGGTCGGCGTTCGGGTCGCCGGGCTACGCGCGGATCTCTTACGCCGCCAGCGAGGAGCGGCTCCGGGAGGCCGTCGACCGGCTGGCGACCGAAGGCTACCTGTAG
- the ribH gene encoding 6,7-dimethyl-8-ribityllumazine synthase, with protein sequence MTRLGLVVAQYNGSVTERMATAARDAAGERGVTIGETLPVPGVYDAPLAADRLARRSDIDAVAVVGAVVTGDTDHDQVIADATASALTEISLDRDVPVTFGVSGPGQSGAEARERIDKGAEAVNAAVDLVETLQ encoded by the coding sequence ATGACACGACTCGGGCTGGTGGTGGCCCAGTACAACGGTTCGGTCACCGAGCGGATGGCGACGGCTGCGCGCGATGCCGCCGGGGAACGTGGCGTGACGATCGGCGAGACCCTCCCGGTACCGGGGGTGTACGACGCGCCGCTCGCGGCCGACCGGCTGGCGCGCCGCAGCGACATCGATGCGGTGGCCGTCGTCGGCGCCGTCGTGACCGGCGACACCGACCACGATCAGGTGATCGCCGACGCCACCGCGAGTGCGCTCACGGAGATCAGCCTCGACCGCGACGTGCCGGTCACCTTCGGCGTCTCGGGGCCGGGACAGAGCGGGGCCGAAGCGCGGGAGCGCATCGACAAAGGTGCGGAAGCGGTAAACGCCGCGGTCGATTTGGTGGAGACGCTACAATGA